From Daucus carota subsp. sativus chromosome 6, DH1 v3.0, whole genome shotgun sequence:
ATTCTTATCATTGGTTGTGGGAGAGTCACCACATGGTCAGGTATGTCCTTCTCcatttcatataaaattataaagattTTTTAACAGTTATTGCAAGCTCATATGCTCATGTTGTTTACCAGAGCAAGTAATAGTGACAAACGTTGGTGCTACAAATTTCTACATTAATTGTAATCACCGCAGTGTGAATGAACTGAGGAAACTGTAAGTggtttaataattataatactaCATGACTGTTATTAAAAAGTATGATTAACACCCAACTATCTTAAACACTGCTTCTGTTTATAGTTTAGCCCAGAAAAAGATATCAACGAAGACTGTTCCAACAGAAAACAGAGGAATGATGAAGTTTTATAAATGCGGAGACATATCCAAATTGGGTGTTGATCATGCTGAGGTAAAGTAAAAATTCATAATCTCATACATGTATCCACACATTAATATCATCCATAAATTATTAACAAACATTATGTCCGTCATTATAGAGGCAAATCTTTTGTCAAGTGCAACTCACTAATTTCCAGCAAGTGAAAACATGGTTTCAACCAATTTGCACATCATGTTATGCAAAAACCATAAGAATAGAGAACCAGGACACGTGCAGAGGTTGTCAACGGATTGTTCCGTATCCAGACAACATGTAAGTATACAAAAATTCCTGACCTTACTTTTGTAAGTTTACCAATACAAATAATAAGACTGAAATCTGGCTTTACTTAAGGTTTGAGTTATACGCAATTGCTTCTGATGAGACTGGATCCATCCTAATTATTCTGGAAGAGCGAGAAGTCAAGAAATTGATCGGTAAAACAGTCTATGAGATTAATGCAGAGGTAAACTTCCACAATCAAAGTTTTAATGTGAGATACCACTTTATAAATAATGTACTTCTGGTTGAAAACTTTTATTAGGGAAGCAAGGAGGAAATTTTTCCAACTATCCTAAACAGTATCACAGCAAAGGACTACACACTGAAGATTAGAGTCCAGATGGATAACATTCTTAAGAAATCAGAATTCTACATGGTTACTGATATTATGCAAGGGTTTTATAATGGAACATATCAGCAACAACAGACTACCATACCCCATCCCATTGAAAGCCTCGAAGCACAGGCAAGtatttcataattaaattaCCATATTAGCAATACTAAACTTGCCCGCTTCTCTGGTTTCGATATACTTATTATTTCTGCTGTTATTTCCAAAACTGCAGCCATCATCATCAAACTGTACCAATGGTACTGTTTCAACTATTAGGCTGACTTGATCTAAGGGAGGACTAGGAGCTCTTTCTACTAAGCTGGAGCTTTTacttttaagttatttaaatccCTACTATTTATGTTCTACTCTTCTAACTACTGTGTAATGAAGTTTCTAAAACATCTGAGAATTCTTGCCTATGGTATAAATATTTATCTCCTCTATGGGGAATATGAAATTTTAGGCTCTATATTTGCATTTCTTACCTGCTGGTAGGCTCTATATCAAACAATTTAAGCGATGAAAAATATCCACATCTTTGTTATAAATCAAACCTTCACAGTTTCATAACTCTCAAAAAAAACATGATCAAATCCAAACAAATCTACTTACATACATAACAATGCTAGCAAACATGCAGAGTTCAATTAAGTAGAACACCCTAGACAACAAAAAAAATGCATAACTTAAGCTTGATCGCCATGCCATTTGTCGGGTACGAAACTTCAAATAGTTCATCAAATACTATCCAACAATCTAACAATAATTTTCAACCACATATgagaaaatataaatgataaagatCACAGAACAAAGTTTCCAACACCTGATTCTGCAATAAAAGCAAATAACACCTAGCAATGTTTTAGGCATCCTGGATCTTGATCACTTGAACGGCGAAGTGATAGAGAGAGTTACTTGCACACTCTAACACAACCACATCACCTTCTACTAACTTCAAATCATCCCTAAACCTTATCCAACCATCATGGATTGTTGTTCTGCGAGACTTTCCACCTCGACTCCTAACCTGCAGTTTCCAAGCCCTATCCCCTGAGTATACAGTAATATAATCCCTCCTCTTCCAGAATGCTGCAACATCTTCATACTCAGTAGATATGTCCtagaacaaaatttaataaacccAAAGTTAATAAAAGCTGATTAATTATGCAGGGACAAAATATAATCTAAAAGAACAGAACAGTAAATGATAGGCTTACCACTCCATAAACGTATTTGTACATATGATGTGGTTGAACAGTTATCTCAATGTGTCCACCGACTTTTGGATTATGTGAATTTTGACCTACAGAGAATTACATAATGACTAAAATAAGATGAAAGTTGATATATCAAAAGTACACAACATATAAAGGTATGAAAAATATTACTACCAATTGAGAGTGGTGTTCCAGGAAAGATGACTTCTACAAAGTggtcatcaaaaacagaaacAGTAGTCGACCATTTATCTTCATAACTGAATAAAATCAAGTTAAAAGCACTGAAATTGGCAATTCCTACAATTGAACAGAATTTGCTCAAACCAGTAAACTTCCCAATGCCATGATTGTAAAGTCCAGCAATCTTCTTCCCATTACTAAATATGTAAGTCTGATACGCAGCCAACATCCCAAATGCTTTTTTAAATGACAAAGGTGGttcctaaaaatatatatggattATTTTACATGATTGTAAAATGAAATTTGTTTTACAAAGTAACCAGGGTGAACTACTTACAAATTCATCAAACAATGGATCCTCATCCTTGACAAAGTTGACAAACTTCAGACCACCTTTTTGCAAAGACACTAACAAACAAAAagacacaaaaaaaattaaacagaaCAAACTCTTTAAGGCAGACACTAAAAAACTAAATGACATCAGTTTTCAAAAGATTGGGTGAGTATTACCATTCCGAGGGCGCTTATTCTGCATGCAGTGAACAACACTTGGATAGTCAATCTCCCTCAGATCAGTCCCAATTACATAGACATTAAAACCACTACACCCATTGAAGTCGAAAAGAAGCATTTGGCCCCCAATTAGCTCAAAATCATCATACAATGTAGAAAGCCCTGAAAGTGTGCCTCTTTCCTCATCCAGCACAACAGGGATTTCATAACCATTCCTAAATCCCAACAACAAACAGTTTGCAAGCATATGACCatatttgtccaaaatttttgtcGGCAACTt
This genomic window contains:
- the LOC108226199 gene encoding replication protein A 70 kDa DNA-binding subunit A-like, whose amino-acid sequence is MANRKYDSFSSLNASKSDWIVPTRVLNLWRGYRKTGEPFKGFNLLLLDHKRSRVHAFVPYNLVDEFEPMIQIGNLYVLENFSVKPYTADDKFRCLRKKYQIVFNEETELTHMEENVVNVENCCFDFFDIADLPTLSQQNTYLTDVVGIMEEHEPIRKIQNRNGVIQSQIIFELTDGRSSVKVTFWDEFAKHFSDCLKQAQEYPIILIIGCGRVTTWSEQVIVTNVGATNFYINCNHRSVNELRKLLAQKKISTKTVPTENRGMMKFYKCGDISKLGVDHAERQIFCQVQLTNFQQVKTWFQPICTSCYAKTIRIENQDTCRGCQRIVPYPDNMFELYAIASDETGSILIILEEREVKKLIGKTVYEINAEGSKEEIFPTILNSITAKDYTLKIRVQMDNILKKSEFYMVTDIMQGFYNGTYQQQQTTIPHPIESLEAQPSSSNCTNGTVSTIRLT
- the LOC108227884 gene encoding uncharacterized protein LOC108227884 — encoded protein: MESSGLILPKFIKFLTNEDTNSDELKLPTKILDKYGHMLANCLLLGFRNGYEIPVVLDEERGTLSGLSTLYDDFELIGGQMLLFDFNGCSGFNVYVIGTDLREIDYPSVVHCMQNKRPRNVSLQKGGLKFVNFVKDEDPLFDEFEPPLSFKKAFGMLAAYQTYIFSNGKKIAGLYNHGIGKFTGLSKFCSIVGIANFSAFNLILFSYEDKWSTTVSVFDDHFVEVIFPGTPLSIGQNSHNPKVGGHIEITVQPHHMYKYVYGVDISTEYEDVAAFWKRRDYITVYSGDRAWKLQVRSRGGKSRRTTIHDGWIRFRDDLKLVEGDVVVLECASNSLYHFAVQVIKIQDA